A portion of the Myxococcus stipitatus genome contains these proteins:
- a CDS encoding ABC transporter permease, whose product MASFLQDLRYGLRALRRSPGFTVATVLALAFGIGANTTLFSVVSALLLRPLPLPQAERIVSVWGQDSTDPNQSAGLSRPDAEDLRQHVKSFSAFAAFDTGGSTLSGPDMDPERVEVASVGEDFFRVAGVEPLLGRVPSAEEHVPNGPRAVVLSYSTWMNRFGGDRGVLERSLELDGERFAVVGVMPEGFDFPREGARSGFVALWLPLASDTFFRANWEVRGAHLYSAVARLAPGATVEGARTEAQALMASLARQYPETNVRSSVSVVGLQERLSETTRRPALLLLGAVVLLLLIACVNVAQLLLARALVRQQEFAVRTALGAGRGSLVKQLLAEGSLLAFSGGALGLLLGAWGTDALNAMLPQSVRQVQAVRVDGLALAYTFGLAVAVALLCGLAPLGTAMKASLGGLLQSTRGTSVGRAAMRWRAVLVSTQVALALVLLVGAGLLVRSAQRLAVVDPGYRAQGVTVLRMNLPGVRYQGKDMAPFYNRLLERVRALAGVESAAYVAPGVVSGGGLSLTLDIPERPTSPGEKQVTGFRAMSDGAFSTLGIRLKQGREFTAQDTAESAAVVVVNEAFAKRYFPGEEAIGRHVIIGYDAPKPRQVVGVVSDIRARALDRSAEPELYAPMTQTPWPAASFMVRSALPPETVARAVKAELKQLDSQLSMAPTETLERSLEKSVADRSFQRVLLLAFSLAAVALASLGIYGLMAYSVAQRRRELGIRLALGAMPDDVVRLVMRQALRMCAVGLGIGLVLAYLLSRVLEGLLYDVSATDPMTFVAVPALLLAVVALASWLPARRASKVSPGIALSAE is encoded by the coding sequence ATGGCCTCATTCCTCCAGGACCTCCGTTACGGCCTCCGCGCCCTGCGGCGCAGCCCCGGCTTCACGGTGGCGACCGTATTGGCGCTGGCGTTCGGCATCGGCGCGAACACGACGTTGTTCAGCGTGGTGAGCGCGCTGCTGCTGCGTCCGCTGCCCCTCCCCCAGGCCGAACGCATCGTGTCCGTGTGGGGCCAGGATTCGACCGACCCGAACCAGAGCGCGGGACTGTCGCGCCCGGACGCGGAGGACCTGCGTCAGCACGTGAAGTCCTTCTCCGCCTTCGCCGCCTTCGACACGGGCGGCAGCACGCTGTCCGGGCCGGACATGGACCCCGAGCGCGTGGAGGTGGCCTCGGTGGGCGAGGACTTCTTCCGCGTCGCGGGAGTCGAGCCCCTGCTCGGCCGCGTGCCCTCCGCGGAGGAGCACGTGCCCAACGGCCCTCGCGCGGTGGTGCTCTCGTATTCCACCTGGATGAACCGCTTCGGCGGAGACCGGGGAGTGCTGGAGCGCTCGCTGGAGCTGGACGGCGAGCGGTTCGCCGTGGTGGGCGTCATGCCCGAGGGCTTCGACTTCCCCCGCGAGGGCGCGCGCTCGGGCTTCGTCGCGTTGTGGTTGCCCCTCGCCTCGGACACCTTCTTCCGCGCCAACTGGGAGGTCCGCGGGGCGCACCTGTACTCCGCGGTGGCGAGGCTGGCGCCCGGGGCGACGGTGGAGGGCGCGCGGACGGAGGCCCAGGCGCTGATGGCGTCGCTGGCGCGGCAGTATCCGGAGACCAATGTCCGCTCCAGCGTCAGCGTGGTCGGCTTGCAGGAGCGGCTGTCGGAGACCACGCGCCGGCCGGCCCTGCTGCTGCTGGGCGCGGTGGTGTTGCTGCTGCTCATCGCGTGCGTGAACGTGGCGCAGCTGCTGCTGGCGCGCGCGCTCGTGCGGCAGCAGGAGTTCGCGGTGCGCACGGCGCTGGGCGCGGGGCGGGGCTCGCTGGTGAAGCAGTTGCTGGCGGAGGGCTCGCTGCTGGCGTTCTCGGGAGGAGCGCTCGGGTTGCTCCTGGGAGCCTGGGGCACGGATGCGCTCAACGCGATGCTGCCGCAGTCCGTGCGCCAGGTGCAGGCGGTGCGGGTGGACGGGCTGGCGCTCGCGTACACGTTCGGGCTGGCGGTGGCGGTGGCGCTGTTGTGCGGGCTGGCGCCGCTGGGGACGGCGATGAAGGCCAGCCTGGGTGGGCTGCTCCAGAGCACGCGCGGCACGAGCGTGGGCCGGGCGGCGATGCGCTGGCGCGCGGTGCTGGTGTCGACGCAGGTGGCGCTCGCGCTGGTGTTGCTGGTGGGCGCGGGACTGCTGGTGCGGAGCGCGCAGCGGCTGGCGGTGGTGGACCCGGGGTATCGGGCGCAGGGCGTGACGGTGCTGCGGATGAACCTGCCGGGCGTGCGCTACCAGGGCAAGGACATGGCGCCCTTCTACAATCGCCTGTTGGAGCGCGTGCGCGCGCTGGCCGGGGTGGAGTCCGCGGCCTACGTGGCGCCGGGCGTGGTGTCGGGCGGGGGCCTCTCGCTGACGCTGGACATCCCGGAGCGGCCGACGTCGCCGGGAGAGAAGCAGGTGACGGGGTTCCGCGCGATGAGCGACGGGGCCTTCTCCACGCTGGGCATCCGGTTGAAGCAGGGGCGTGAGTTCACGGCCCAGGACACCGCCGAGTCCGCCGCCGTGGTGGTGGTGAACGAGGCGTTCGCGAAGCGCTACTTCCCGGGAGAGGAGGCCATCGGCCGCCACGTCATCATCGGCTACGACGCGCCGAAGCCGCGTCAGGTGGTGGGCGTGGTGAGCGACATCCGGGCGCGGGCGCTGGACCGGTCCGCGGAGCCGGAGCTCTACGCGCCGATGACGCAGACGCCCTGGCCGGCGGCGTCCTTCATGGTGCGCAGCGCGCTGCCGCCGGAGACGGTGGCCCGCGCGGTGAAGGCGGAGCTGAAGCAGCTCGATTCGCAGCTGTCGATGGCGCCCACGGAGACGCTGGAGCGGAGCCTGGAGAAGTCCGTGGCGGACCGGAGCTTCCAGCGGGTGTTGCTGCTGGCGTTCTCGCTGGCGGCGGTGGCGTTGGCCTCGCTGGGCATCTACGGCCTGATGGCCTACAGCGTGGCGCAGCGCCGACGCGAGCTGGGCATCCGGCTGGCGCTGGGCGCGATGCCGGACGACGTGGTGCGGCTGGTGATGCGGCAGGCGCTGCGGATGTGCGCGGTGGGGCTGGGCATCGGCCTGGTGCTGGCCTACCTGCTGTCGCGCGTGCTGGAGGGCCTGCTGTACGACGTGAGCGCCACCGACCCGATGACCTTCGTCGCGGTGCCCGCGCTCCTGCTCGCGGTGGTGGCCCTGGCCAGCTGGCTGCCCGCGCGCCGGGCCTCGAAGGTGTCACCCGGCATCGCGCTGTCGGCGGAGTAG
- a CDS encoding HNH endonuclease, which produces MPRLIEAMDDWTAIRLGALGPLGAKPAEILNRKRASFIVWATERYGVPFAEVFSLFILHVAFDDEVEEIVRLLARDKQLAETLARMPAVREELRRRGTKVEAQVERAERASDVLRGLGRAGRDALATIPMVAETGYVDFSAKRAQLPPPYARALHDVERLLMMERYAPTRMVIGSFDSLTFGVPLGFFYLVVGTGQGVASLSQGQYEQATRELVPAALFVGLYVGGRRGRVPGDARTAGRGAEGRWSGALDSRTLKGIVDRIEARLGGEALRELGRYLRARREAGLLVAEWGEAGALALHEAGGSVPRARQAMLSVRDSRRSGGEPSRAPAARASSGGEGRIDAKDIKGARPFGPDGRPGHPDAHGVGRQDIADIINDSRTTVHRGTNANGRPVDHYHRDGTTVVTEQGQPTRVITAFGVLATKDARGRPIPRGTGKPANPEPGGGPYEKIR; this is translated from the coding sequence ATGCCACGTCTCATCGAGGCGATGGATGACTGGACGGCGATCCGATTGGGGGCCCTGGGACCGCTTGGCGCGAAGCCCGCGGAGATACTCAATCGCAAGCGGGCGTCGTTCATCGTCTGGGCCACGGAGCGATATGGAGTCCCTTTCGCGGAGGTCTTTTCGCTCTTCATCCTCCATGTCGCGTTCGACGATGAGGTCGAGGAGATCGTCCGGCTCCTGGCTCGTGACAAACAGCTCGCTGAAACACTGGCAAGGATGCCCGCTGTTCGCGAAGAGCTGCGCAGACGCGGGACGAAGGTCGAGGCGCAGGTCGAGCGAGCAGAGCGCGCCAGTGATGTGTTGCGAGGGTTGGGCCGCGCGGGGCGAGATGCCCTGGCGACCATTCCCATGGTCGCGGAGACCGGGTACGTCGACTTCAGCGCGAAGCGGGCGCAACTACCACCCCCCTATGCGCGGGCGCTCCATGACGTAGAGCGGTTGCTCATGATGGAGCGCTATGCGCCCACCAGAATGGTCATCGGGAGCTTTGATTCCCTTACCTTTGGTGTGCCCCTGGGGTTCTTCTATCTGGTCGTCGGAACGGGGCAAGGCGTGGCCTCGCTGAGCCAGGGCCAGTATGAGCAGGCGACACGGGAGCTTGTTCCGGCGGCGCTCTTCGTCGGCTTGTACGTGGGAGGGAGACGGGGACGTGTGCCCGGTGACGCGCGAACCGCGGGCCGCGGAGCGGAGGGGCGTTGGAGTGGCGCGCTCGATTCGAGGACTCTGAAGGGCATCGTGGACCGCATCGAGGCGCGGCTCGGCGGGGAAGCCCTGCGTGAGTTGGGACGGTATCTGCGGGCACGCAGGGAAGCGGGGCTCCTCGTCGCTGAGTGGGGCGAGGCAGGGGCCTTGGCGCTTCACGAGGCGGGAGGGAGCGTTCCAAGGGCCCGACAGGCGATGCTCTCCGTCAGGGACTCGAGGCGTTCAGGAGGTGAGCCATCTCGAGCACCTGCGGCGAGGGCCAGCTCGGGTGGAGAGGGTCGCATCGATGCCAAGGACATCAAAGGAGCGCGGCCATTTGGCCCAGATGGGCGCCCAGGGCATCCGGATGCGCATGGTGTCGGCCGGCAGGACATTGCCGATATCATCAATGACTCGCGGACCACCGTGCATCGTGGAACGAATGCCAATGGCCGGCCGGTCGACCACTATCATCGAGACGGAACCACGGTCGTGACAGAGCAAGGTCAGCCCACTCGGGTCATCACTGCCTTTGGTGTGCTCGCGACGAAGGATGCTCGGGGTCGACCCATTCCAAGAGGGACCGGTAAGCCTGCCAATCCTGAGCCAGGTGGAGGACCCTACGAGAAGATTCGTTGA
- a CDS encoding TetR/AcrR family transcriptional regulator, with amino-acid sequence MNPDSKSEAPVKRLRSRLKEATADAILAAAAAVFVRDGLHAAKMEAIAEQAGVSVGTLYNHFTDRAALLEALGARRREVLLERLDAALGPTRDQPASTQLRAFVTAIFDHVAERDAFVRMLMQLPEDESRRQNKSRVIAEMRRRLDAIFDHGIRSGAFRPEGRALYPTLLMGMVRGALDRIRAEDPTPPRAWGEELLGVFLKGIEV; translated from the coding sequence ATGAATCCGGATTCAAAATCTGAGGCGCCCGTCAAAAGGCTCCGCTCCCGACTGAAGGAGGCCACGGCGGACGCCATCCTGGCGGCGGCGGCGGCGGTGTTCGTCCGGGATGGCCTGCACGCGGCGAAGATGGAGGCCATCGCCGAGCAGGCGGGCGTGTCCGTGGGGACGCTCTACAACCACTTCACGGACCGGGCCGCGCTCCTCGAGGCGCTGGGCGCCCGGCGCCGCGAGGTGCTCCTGGAGCGCCTGGACGCCGCCCTGGGGCCCACGCGGGACCAGCCCGCGTCCACGCAGCTGCGCGCCTTCGTCACCGCCATCTTCGACCACGTCGCCGAACGCGACGCCTTCGTGCGCATGCTCATGCAGCTGCCCGAGGACGAGTCGCGCCGCCAGAACAAGAGCCGCGTCATCGCCGAGATGCGCCGCCGGCTCGACGCCATCTTCGACCACGGCATCCGCTCCGGCGCCTTCCGCCCCGAGGGCCGCGCCCTCTACCCCACCCTGCTCATGGGCATGGTGCGCGGCGCGCTCGACCGCATCCGCGCCGAGGACCCCACCCCACCGCGGGCCTGGGGCGAGGAGCTCCTCGGCGTCTTCCTCAAGGGAATCGAGGTGTAG
- a CDS encoding NAD(P)H-dependent flavin oxidoreductase, with amino-acid sequence MKTRFTERFQLKYPIVCAPMAMVAGGALAGAVSRAGGLGLIGGGYGDPEWIAQEHANAGGAPVGGGLITWMLEKNPAILDAALTHRPRAFMLSFGDPRPHAAKVKASGAALLCQIQHLGQLDQALEAGAEVIVAQSGEAGGHGMTNRSTLTFVPEVADILAKRSPDTLLLAAGGVADGRGLAAVLAMGADGALVGSRLWASRESLAHENSKAMAVRLTGDDTDRSIVFDILREKDWPPGYTFRALKNKMTERWSGREDELLAVVEEERATYHAAMAAGDYTIGHSTCGQVAGLIRDIPSAAEILEQMGRQAAEVLARLAGPI; translated from the coding sequence ATGAAGACTCGGTTCACGGAACGCTTCCAACTGAAGTACCCCATCGTCTGCGCCCCCATGGCGATGGTCGCCGGAGGTGCCCTGGCGGGAGCGGTCAGCCGCGCGGGCGGGCTGGGCTTGATTGGAGGCGGCTATGGAGATCCGGAGTGGATCGCCCAGGAGCACGCCAACGCGGGGGGTGCGCCCGTGGGCGGCGGGCTCATCACCTGGATGCTCGAGAAGAACCCCGCCATCCTGGACGCGGCGCTGACACACCGACCGCGCGCCTTCATGTTGTCCTTCGGAGATCCCCGTCCCCATGCCGCGAAGGTCAAGGCCTCCGGCGCGGCCCTGCTATGCCAGATTCAACACCTCGGTCAGCTCGACCAGGCGCTGGAGGCGGGGGCGGAAGTCATCGTCGCGCAGAGCGGCGAGGCGGGTGGACACGGGATGACCAACCGGTCCACCCTCACCTTCGTCCCCGAGGTCGCCGACATCCTCGCGAAGCGCTCGCCCGACACGCTGTTGCTCGCCGCCGGAGGCGTGGCCGATGGGCGCGGGTTGGCGGCGGTGCTGGCGATGGGCGCGGACGGCGCGCTGGTGGGCTCCCGCCTGTGGGCCAGCCGCGAGTCGCTGGCCCACGAGAACTCCAAGGCCATGGCCGTCAGGCTGACCGGCGACGACACCGACCGCTCCATCGTCTTCGACATCCTGCGGGAGAAGGACTGGCCTCCCGGCTACACCTTCCGTGCACTCAAGAACAAGATGACCGAGCGCTGGTCGGGACGGGAGGACGAGCTGCTCGCCGTCGTGGAGGAGGAGCGCGCCACCTACCACGCCGCGATGGCCGCCGGCGACTACACCATCGGCCACAGCACCTGCGGACAGGTCGCCGGCTTGATACGGGACATTCCCAGCGCGGCGGAGATTCTTGAACAGATGGGCAGACAAGCGGCCGAGGTGCTCGCACGGCTGGCCGGACCTATCTAA
- a CDS encoding HlyD family secretion protein, whose amino-acid sequence MATTAPQLVPESTPAPAETAQAKRGKKGFVILGAAVAALLALIGGFKVITAGQETTDDAQVEADVVPLAARVSGPVIQVAVADNATVHQGDLLLRIDPRPYEARVKQAEAELESARAQAAAADAQATVAAAGAKGGLTSAKALVSTSAAAVGGAQAQVASARAALTRAEAQARKAVLDLERARGLREQNVVSQSALDDAQTAHDTAQAALEGARAQLTVAEEARRTAESKVAEAQGQLDVSAPIDEKIAAAQASAALAHARVKGAEAALEQARLQLEDTRVVAPSDGQVSKLSVHPGQLLSPGQSVAELVPLTTYVVANFKETQVGHMQPGQRVDVKLDAYSGEELEGTVESLSGGTGARFSLLPPDNASGNFVKVVQRVPVRIAWSHPPRNLALRVGLSAEVTVHTR is encoded by the coding sequence ATGGCAACGACAGCGCCCCAACTCGTTCCGGAATCGACGCCCGCGCCCGCCGAGACGGCCCAGGCGAAGCGCGGCAAGAAGGGCTTCGTCATCCTCGGCGCCGCGGTGGCCGCGCTGCTCGCGCTCATCGGCGGCTTCAAGGTCATCACCGCGGGGCAGGAGACCACCGACGACGCCCAGGTGGAGGCGGACGTGGTGCCGCTGGCCGCGCGCGTCTCCGGCCCCGTCATCCAGGTGGCCGTGGCGGACAACGCCACCGTGCACCAGGGGGACCTGCTGCTGCGCATCGACCCGCGCCCCTACGAGGCCCGCGTGAAGCAGGCGGAGGCGGAGCTGGAGTCCGCGCGCGCCCAGGCCGCGGCGGCGGACGCCCAGGCCACGGTGGCGGCGGCGGGCGCCAAGGGCGGGCTGACCTCCGCGAAGGCGCTCGTGTCCACCAGCGCGGCGGCCGTCGGCGGCGCCCAGGCCCAGGTGGCCAGCGCCCGCGCGGCGCTCACGCGCGCGGAGGCCCAGGCCCGCAAGGCCGTGCTGGACCTGGAGCGCGCCCGGGGCCTGCGCGAGCAGAACGTCGTCTCCCAGAGCGCGCTCGACGACGCGCAGACGGCCCACGACACCGCGCAGGCCGCGCTGGAGGGCGCCCGCGCGCAGCTCACCGTGGCGGAGGAGGCCCGGCGCACGGCGGAGAGCAAGGTGGCGGAGGCCCAGGGCCAGCTCGACGTGAGCGCCCCCATCGACGAGAAGATCGCCGCCGCCCAGGCCAGCGCCGCGCTGGCGCACGCCCGGGTGAAGGGCGCGGAGGCCGCGCTGGAGCAGGCGAGGCTCCAGTTGGAGGACACGCGCGTCGTCGCCCCCTCGGACGGCCAGGTGTCCAAGCTGTCCGTGCACCCGGGCCAGCTGCTCTCCCCGGGCCAGTCCGTGGCGGAGCTGGTGCCGCTCACCACCTACGTGGTGGCCAACTTCAAGGAGACGCAGGTGGGCCACATGCAGCCCGGCCAGCGCGTGGACGTGAAGCTGGACGCCTACTCCGGCGAGGAGCTGGAGGGCACGGTGGAGAGCCTGTCCGGCGGCACCGGGGCGCGCTTCTCGCTGCTGCCCCCGGACAACGCCTCCGGCAACTTCGTGAAGGTGGTGCAGCGCGTGCCCGTGCGCATCGCCTGGAGCCACCCGCCCCGGAACCTGGCCCTGCGCGTGGGCCTGTCCGCCGAGGTCACCGTCCACACGCGGTAG
- a CDS encoding DHA2 family efflux MFS transporter permease subunit, whose protein sequence is MESTDASTQALAAPAPRASVNNKWLVTLSVTFGTLMGAIDSSIVNVALPQIRGAVGATVQEITWATTGFVIATVMVMPLTGFLGRLFGQKRVYLACLVLFVAGSFLCGLAWNLPTLVLFRFLQGLGAGALQPTEQAILRQTFSREEQGTAMAIFAMAVMVGPAIGPTLGGYIVDNWHWSWIFFINVPVGILGFFMVARFVHEDEQLRASARKEAQLQRRHMDWSGIVLLCMGLALLQYVLEEGQADDWFQSPLIVACSIVAGTCLIAFVIRELTAPVPAVNLRLFKDPVFASGTLLNALVFAVLMASMFLLPVFMQELLGFTATQSGMALMPRTLVMLVCMPFVGRLYRMVPARVLVAAGIVFAGFGAFEMSHFSLETGARDIIRAIMLQGVGFSLMFVPLSATALANIPRERMADATGLNSLLRQIGGSMGLAIFTTLLSRYSLQAKAAIAAHLNPERLEVASRVGLMEKGLMQRGLDQASAHLASLQMMVGTVTRQGMVLAFDKLFVLAALMFVVVLPLIYFLKAAPSGGGSGEKPHIDVEI, encoded by the coding sequence ATGGAGTCCACCGACGCATCAACGCAAGCCCTGGCGGCACCCGCTCCCAGGGCCTCCGTGAACAACAAGTGGCTGGTCACCCTGTCGGTGACCTTCGGCACGCTGATGGGCGCCATCGACTCGTCCATCGTCAACGTCGCCCTGCCCCAGATTCGCGGCGCCGTGGGCGCCACCGTCCAGGAAATCACCTGGGCCACCACCGGCTTCGTCATCGCCACCGTCATGGTGATGCCGCTCACCGGCTTCCTCGGGCGCCTCTTCGGACAGAAGCGCGTCTACCTCGCCTGCCTCGTCCTCTTCGTCGCCGGCTCCTTCCTGTGCGGCCTCGCGTGGAACCTGCCCACCCTGGTCCTCTTCCGCTTCCTCCAGGGCCTGGGCGCCGGCGCGCTCCAACCCACCGAACAGGCCATCCTCCGGCAGACCTTCTCCCGCGAGGAGCAGGGCACCGCCATGGCCATCTTCGCCATGGCCGTCATGGTGGGTCCCGCCATCGGCCCCACGCTCGGCGGCTACATCGTCGACAACTGGCACTGGTCGTGGATCTTCTTCATCAACGTGCCGGTGGGCATCCTCGGCTTCTTCATGGTCGCGCGCTTCGTCCACGAGGACGAGCAGCTGCGCGCCTCCGCGCGCAAGGAGGCGCAGCTCCAGCGCCGCCACATGGACTGGTCCGGCATCGTCCTGTTGTGCATGGGCCTGGCCCTGCTCCAGTACGTCCTCGAGGAGGGTCAGGCGGATGACTGGTTCCAGTCCCCGCTCATCGTCGCCTGCTCCATCGTCGCCGGCACCTGCCTCATCGCCTTCGTCATCCGTGAGCTGACCGCGCCCGTCCCCGCCGTCAACCTGCGCCTGTTCAAGGACCCGGTGTTCGCCTCCGGCACGCTGCTCAACGCGCTGGTGTTCGCGGTGCTCATGGCGAGCATGTTCCTGTTGCCCGTGTTCATGCAGGAGCTGCTCGGCTTCACCGCCACCCAGTCCGGCATGGCGCTGATGCCGCGCACGCTGGTGATGCTGGTGTGCATGCCCTTCGTCGGCCGGCTCTACCGGATGGTGCCCGCGCGGGTGCTGGTGGCCGCGGGCATCGTGTTCGCGGGCTTCGGCGCCTTCGAGATGAGCCACTTCTCCCTGGAGACGGGCGCGCGCGACATCATCCGCGCCATCATGTTGCAGGGCGTGGGCTTCAGCCTGATGTTCGTGCCGCTCAGCGCCACCGCGCTCGCCAACATCCCCCGCGAGCGCATGGCGGACGCCACGGGCCTCAACTCCCTCCTGCGCCAGATTGGCGGCTCCATGGGGCTGGCCATCTTCACCACGCTCCTGTCGCGCTACTCCCTCCAGGCCAAGGCCGCCATCGCGGCGCACCTCAACCCGGAGCGGCTGGAGGTCGCCAGCCGCGTCGGGCTGATGGAGAAGGGGCTGATGCAGCGCGGCCTGGACCAGGCCAGCGCGCACCTGGCCAGCCTCCAGATGATGGTGGGCACGGTGACGCGCCAGGGGATGGTGCTCGCCTTCGACAAGCTGTTCGTGCTCGCGGCGCTGATGTTCGTGGTGGTGCTGCCGCTCATCTACTTCCTCAAGGCCGCGCCCAGCGGCGGGGGCTCCGGCGAGAAGCCCCACATCGACGTGGAGATCTGA
- a CDS encoding DUF2917 domain-containing protein, with the protein MERASSLTKRGWWSTRWEQQKREEPREHASGCVRLLQGAVWSQRLLGTEGLSLTCAEGLLWLTFEGDPRDYVLEPGVTVRLARAGHVVAQALRPSRLRVVAPPE; encoded by the coding sequence ATGGAGCGGGCGTCATCTCTCACGAAGCGCGGGTGGTGGAGCACGAGGTGGGAGCAGCAGAAGCGGGAGGAGCCCCGCGAGCACGCGTCGGGGTGCGTGAGGCTGCTCCAGGGCGCGGTGTGGAGCCAGCGGTTGCTCGGCACGGAGGGCCTGTCGCTCACCTGCGCCGAGGGGCTGCTGTGGCTCACCTTCGAGGGCGACCCGAGGGACTACGTGCTGGAGCCCGGCGTCACGGTGCGGCTGGCGCGGGCGGGGCACGTGGTGGCGCAGGCGTTGCGGCCCTCTCGGCTGCGGGTCGTGGCCCCTCCGGAGTGA
- a CDS encoding PLP-dependent aminotransferase family protein has protein sequence MGALAHRPKLYEQVADRLKDAIDAGTLRAGDRLPSVRQLSLRERVSISTVLQAYMHLESVGLIETRPQSGHYVRRRERPRLAEPLVTRPAPAATPVTVSALVAHVYRAMQDPRIVQLGGAWPSPELLPTRRLFRELNTLTRECQEKGLLYDPPPGCPELRLQLARRSLDWGGALSPDDFIITVGAAEAIHLCLLAVARPGDTIAIESPAYYGTLQAIESLGLRVLEIPCSPRHGMELDALEVAVERRRVAAVLVVPSFSNPVSSCMPEANRRRLVEMLEAKGIPLIEDDIYGDLHFGPERPRTCKSFDTTGNVLLCGSFSKTLAPGFRVGYAAPGRWRERLELLKFAHTVASPSLPPLAIARFLEEGGYDRHLRALRRALASQVERMADAVAEFFPEGTRVARPSGSSLLWVELPRQVDSLALHARALEAGISIAPGPIFSPRPDSYRHCIRLSCGHPWSPRLEGAMSTLGCLARSLS, from the coding sequence ATGGGCGCGCTGGCGCATCGACCGAAGCTGTACGAGCAGGTGGCCGACCGGCTGAAGGACGCCATCGACGCGGGCACGCTTCGCGCGGGGGACAGGCTGCCGTCCGTGCGCCAGCTCAGCCTGCGTGAGCGGGTGAGCATCTCCACGGTGCTCCAGGCGTACATGCACCTGGAGTCGGTGGGCCTCATCGAGACGCGCCCCCAGTCCGGACACTACGTGCGCCGCCGCGAGCGGCCCCGGCTGGCCGAGCCCCTGGTGACGCGCCCCGCGCCGGCCGCCACGCCCGTCACCGTCAGCGCGCTGGTGGCCCACGTCTATCGGGCGATGCAGGACCCGCGCATCGTCCAGCTGGGCGGCGCGTGGCCCTCGCCGGAGCTGCTGCCCACGCGGCGGCTGTTCCGCGAGCTGAACACGCTCACCCGCGAGTGCCAGGAGAAGGGGCTCCTGTACGACCCGCCTCCGGGGTGTCCCGAGCTGCGGCTGCAGCTGGCGCGGCGCTCGCTCGACTGGGGCGGGGCGCTGTCGCCGGACGACTTCATCATCACCGTGGGCGCGGCGGAGGCCATCCACCTGTGCCTGCTCGCGGTGGCGCGGCCCGGGGACACCATCGCCATCGAATCCCCCGCGTATTACGGCACGCTCCAGGCCATCGAGTCGCTGGGGCTGCGCGTGCTGGAGATTCCGTGCAGCCCGCGCCATGGCATGGAGCTGGACGCGCTGGAGGTCGCGGTGGAGCGCCGCCGCGTGGCCGCCGTGCTGGTGGTGCCCAGCTTCAGCAACCCGGTGAGCAGCTGCATGCCGGAGGCGAACCGGCGGCGGCTGGTGGAGATGCTGGAGGCGAAGGGCATCCCCCTCATCGAGGACGACATCTACGGAGACCTGCACTTCGGCCCGGAGCGCCCCCGCACGTGCAAGTCCTTCGACACCACGGGCAACGTGCTGTTGTGCGGCTCGTTCTCCAAGACGCTCGCGCCGGGCTTCCGCGTGGGCTACGCGGCGCCGGGCCGGTGGCGCGAGCGGCTGGAGCTGCTCAAGTTCGCGCACACCGTGGCGTCGCCCTCGCTGCCGCCGCTGGCCATCGCGCGTTTCCTGGAGGAGGGCGGCTACGACCGGCACCTGCGCGCGCTGCGGCGGGCGCTCGCGTCCCAGGTGGAGCGCATGGCGGACGCGGTGGCGGAGTTCTTCCCGGAGGGCACGCGGGTGGCGCGGCCCTCGGGCAGCTCGCTGCTGTGGGTGGAGCTGCCTCGACAGGTGGACTCGCTGGCGCTGCACGCCCGCGCGCTGGAGGCGGGCATCAGCATCGCGCCCGGGCCCATCTTCTCGCCTCGGCCGGACTCCTACCGCCACTGCATCCGCCTGAGCTGCGGACACCCGTGGTCGCCCCGCCTCGAGGGCGCCATGTCCACGCTGGGGTGCCTGGCGCGCAGCCTGTCGTGA